One part of the Phormidium ambiguum IAM M-71 genome encodes these proteins:
- a CDS encoding sugar ABC transporter ATP-binding protein, which translates to MTTDIQPTPAPASSLTPVLEMRGITKRFHGVPALQGVNLTIYPGEVHALMGENGAGKSTLMKILAGAYIADDGEIYINGERLNITDPGTARRAGINLIYQELNVAPNLTVAENMFMGSELRRGQLLDREGMRREALQVLQSLGAHFAPDDLVSGLSIAEQQLVEIARALKDKSRILVMDEPTAALSDRETERLFEVIHKLRQDGIAIIYISHRMEEVYALANRVSVLRDGQYIGSLTRDEISPERLVQMMVGRPMQDFYEHQRQTSVGPVVLEARNLSDGRKVQPTNLTLHAGEIVGLAGLVGAGRTELSRLIFGADPKMSGEVWLNGKKVEINSPGDAIAAGIGYVPEDRKDQGLFLEMTSGKNIVLNTLKQDAKAGVLNWRSLGKIANDAVENFNIRLANLEIRAMDLSGGNQQKLLLARWLAIKPRVLLLDEPTRGVDIGAKSEIYRIISDLAKQGVAILMVSSELPEVVGLSDRVLVMREGQLVGELGGSTGTEITQENIMAYATGASEVAAT; encoded by the coding sequence ATGACAACTGATATCCAACCAACGCCTGCGCCTGCTTCAAGTTTGACTCCCGTGCTGGAAATGCGCGGGATTACCAAGCGCTTTCATGGTGTACCTGCCCTCCAAGGCGTGAATCTAACGATTTATCCGGGAGAAGTTCATGCGCTGATGGGAGAGAACGGCGCTGGCAAAAGCACGTTAATGAAAATCCTGGCAGGAGCCTATATTGCCGATGACGGTGAAATTTACATCAATGGAGAACGATTAAATATTACCGATCCGGGTACGGCGCGGCGGGCTGGCATCAATTTAATTTATCAAGAGTTGAATGTTGCACCTAATTTAACCGTTGCCGAAAATATGTTTATGGGCAGCGAGTTGCGTCGGGGGCAACTGCTCGATCGAGAAGGAATGCGGCGAGAAGCTCTTCAGGTGTTGCAGAGTTTGGGTGCCCATTTTGCTCCCGACGATCTGGTGTCTGGTTTATCGATCGCCGAACAGCAGTTGGTCGAAATTGCCCGTGCTCTAAAAGACAAAAGCCGGATTCTGGTAATGGATGAACCGACGGCAGCTTTGAGCGATCGGGAGACAGAGCGATTATTTGAGGTAATCCACAAACTGCGACAAGATGGCATCGCCATCATCTATATCAGTCACCGCATGGAAGAAGTTTATGCCCTAGCTAATCGAGTTAGCGTCTTGCGGGATGGTCAATATATTGGCAGTTTGACAAGAGATGAAATCTCACCGGAACGGCTGGTGCAAATGATGGTAGGCCGCCCGATGCAAGACTTCTACGAACATCAGCGGCAAACCAGTGTTGGGCCTGTGGTACTGGAAGCGAGAAATCTGAGCGATGGTCGGAAGGTACAACCAACCAACCTCACGTTGCACGCTGGAGAAATTGTTGGGCTAGCGGGTTTAGTGGGTGCGGGAAGAACCGAACTTTCTCGATTGATTTTTGGGGCAGATCCGAAAATGAGTGGGGAAGTGTGGCTCAATGGCAAAAAAGTGGAGATTAATTCCCCTGGAGATGCGATCGCCGCAGGGATTGGTTACGTTCCCGAAGACCGCAAAGATCAAGGCTTGTTTTTAGAAATGACTTCAGGCAAAAACATTGTCCTGAATACGCTGAAGCAAGACGCAAAAGCAGGAGTGCTCAATTGGCGATCGCTCGGCAAAATTGCCAATGATGCAGTAGAAAACTTTAACATCCGACTTGCCAATCTAGAAATTCGCGCAATGGATTTGTCCGGTGGCAATCAACAAAAATTGCTTCTGGCAAGGTGGCTGGCAATTAAGCCCAGAGTGCTGTTGCTCGATGAGCCAACGCGAGGCGTAGACATTGGTGCAAAAAGCGAGATTTATCGCATCATCAGCGACCTGGCAAAACAAGGTGTTGCCATTTTAATGGTTTCCAGTGAATTGCCGGAAGTTGTGGGGTTAAGCGATCGCGTCTTAGTCATGCGTGAAGGGCAATTAGTCGGGGAACTGGGTGGTTCAACAGGTACAGAGATTACACAAGAAAACATTATGGCGTATGCTACGGGCGCATCGGAGGTCGCCGCAACATGA